The DNA window TCCTCCCCAATGATATTTACAGGCATAGGAACAATCGGGAGAAATTAATAAATTAAAATAAAGCAAAGCAAAAATTTTTAAATTGGCGATCGCTAGTCTTGCAATTTCATCTGGCTGTACAGCTGTAAGGCAGTTCTCCAGACTAAATAGCCTTGAGGACTTAGATGTAAGCCGTCGGTGGAGAGTTCAAGTCGAAGGTTACCTTGTTTGTTAACAAATAAGGAATATAAGTCTAAATATTTGACGCCTTCTTGTTTAGCTATAGTCTGGAGCTGCTGATTCAACTCCTGAATACGGCTATTGGGAATGGCGAGTAGTTTTTCTCTTCCTTCCCAGGTAGCTTGCTCTGCTCCATGCGGTAATATCGATTGAATGACAATGTGCGTTTTGGAATGTACCTTGTGTAGATAACGCACGATCTGCCGATGATTCTCCAAAATTATCTCATCGCTGATGCCTCGAATCAGGTCATTGATGCCAATCATCACAAAAATTGTTTTTGGCCGTGTTTGATCCAATAACTCTAATCTTTTTAATAATCCAGCACTGGTTTCTCCAGAGATTCCCTGATTTAACCAATTTGTGTCTTCTGGTAATAACTCAGGTGGAAACCACAAACTTAAAGAATCTCCAGCCAGTATCGTTAAAGGCTGAGGATACTTTTGGGCAGCTACTTGGGCTTCTTGCTTAAGAATGTCTACCCACTGCTGATAATTAAGTTTGTGACGAGGGCCTAACTGTAATGTCGAGTGTGCTAAACTTTCAGGCTGTAGGTGATTTGGTGATATTGTCCCAAAAAAAGCAGTTACTACTTGCTGACGCCAAATTAGCAGGATCAGCGCTAGCAAAAGGATGCCGTTAGTTAGCAGCAATAAAATTGCCCAGATAGGAAAGGTTTTTGCAGAAGTGGACACGAGTACGAGTAGCGATATATATCAAAACTTTAGTATAAAATTTTATACCGCTATGTTGAGAAATCCCACTATTTATTGCTAATACTAATGCGATCGCCAAATTCTTCGTTGTAACCTTCTTCACCGTGTTCGTTGATGTCCATGCCTTGTACTTCTGCTTGCTCCTTAACACGTAAACCAACTGTGGCATCAATAATTTTAAGAATGATGAAGGTGCCAACACCCGCAACTACATAGGCAACGGCAATAGCTGCTAGTTCTACTGGCAATTCATGCCAATTACCTCTTAATAAACCATCTTTCCCTGCACTGTTGACTGCGGTGGTAGCAAAAATTGCTGTCAAAATTGCACCAACTGTACCACCAACGCCATGTAGGGGATAGGTATCTAATGCATCATCAATTTGGATCTTGTGCTTGAAACTAACTGCATAAAAACAAATAAATGCAGTAATACTGCCAATTAAAATTGCTGCTAGTGGCGTTACGAATCCGGCTGATGGAGTAATACCAACTAAACCAGCTACTGCTCCTGTGGCTGCACCTACAGCAGTTGGCTTACCGCGCAAAACTTTTTCCAGAATTAACCAGGTTAATGCTGCTGCTGCTGCACTGGTGTTTGTAGTTACAAAAGCTATGGTTGCTAAACCACCAGAAGCAAGAGCACTACCAGCGTTAAAACCAAACCAACCAAACCACAACAAACCAGCACCTAATAAAATAAAGGGAACGTTGTGAGGAGGGCTAAGGCGATCGGGATAGGTTTTTCTAGGCCCTAAAATTATCGCTGCAACTAAAGCAGAAACTCCAGAACTAATGTGAACTACTGTACCACCGGCAAAGTCGAGTGCGCCGATGCCACCATATAAGCCTAAAAATCCGCCTTTTGCCCATACCATATGAGCCAGGGGAGTGTAAATAAATGTAGACCAAAGCAGTACAAATAAAGTGTAAGCAGTAAAGCTAATCCGTTCGGCGATCGCCCCAGAAATTAGAGCCGGAGTGATAATGGCAAACATAGCTTGGAAAATCATGAATGCCTGGTGTGGAATCGTTGGTGCATAGGAAACAACATCAACAGGATTTGATCCTTTGAGATAATCTGTTAGTTCTGTACCAACACCGTTCAACCCAAGCCACTGCAATCCACCGATGAAGGGGTTTCCGGGTGCAAATGCAAGGCTATAACCCCACACAATCCACGTCACTCCCACTATCGCCATCACTACAAAGCTCATCATCAAAGTGTTGAGTACGTTACGAGAACGCACAAATCCACCATAGAAGAAGGCGAGTGCGGGAGTCATTAGCAATACTAGAGCAGATGAAATCAACATGAATGCTGTATCTGCAGCAGTTTGAGCATTAGAAATTGCTGCATTGACATCAACGGGTGCAGCTAAAGCATCGCCTCTCAAAAGTCCGCCCACAATTAGTAGAGTCGCTGCCCCAATGAACACAACTTTTTTCAACACTTCCTTTGATTCCTCTGCGCCATCGTTATCAATTTATATAGCTATATAGCTTTATTTGAGTGATTTTATACACCTTTTTCTGTATTCAGAACTACTTAAATTTAGTAGGATTTAAAACATTTATAAAAATATACTCCTCAAGGAGTTGTTGAAAATTAGATTCTGATGATTTTATGCAATTTTTGCATGATTTAGTTGTATTAATAGCATTGTTTCAAGAAATGATATTTTTTATCATTGCGTATATTTGATTGTATAAATATAAACAAATATAATAAACTAAAAAAGTCAATATTTGATTATTATTAGTCAGTTCACCCGAATATTACTGCTTACAAGAGAAATATATAATACTAACTTGCTTGTTCAAACCCTTTTTGTATAGTCTAAGGTTCCAGTATCTAGATAAAAAGGGTATTAATTTTGGATTAGATAATCTTTCAAAAAAACACCCCCTGCATGAACAGCAAAATTCCAGGGGGCTAAATATTCATCAGTACTACAACTACAACTGAACTAATCAAAAATTACAGACTAGTAGGCAAATCTCCTGGTTGTGACATACCTTTAGGGCTACCTGGTTCAGTAAATCCACCACTACCAGCTTCTTTGAGAAATCCACTGTAAGCTTCCATGCCATGTTCACCGATATCCAAGCCTTCTATCTCTTCTTGTCTAGATACTCTGATGCCTAAAGTTGCCTTGAGTACGAGCCAGAAGATAGTACTAAGGAGTACAGTCATACCGCCCACAGAGATGACGCCTATGAACTGAGTAATGAACTGTCCTAAGCCTCCACCTGCAAATAAACCCCTTGCTGGGCCTAGTCCATCACCGTACCAGGAGTATACACCAGGGCCAACAGCAAATAAACCCACTGCCAGAGTTCCCCAAATTCCACAAACTAAGTGTACTGAGGTGGCTCCAACTGGGTCATCAATTTTAATTCTGTCAAAGAAAGTGACAGAGAAAACTACCAGGACACCAGCAATTAAACCAATGATGAAAGCACTGCCAATGGTGACATAAGCACAAGGTGCTGTAATCCCCACTAAGCCAGCCAAAATACCATTGATAATCATTGAAAGGTCTGGCTTGCCCAAGTACAGCCAGGCTGTAATTGTAGCAGCAATCCCACCAACAGCACCTGCCATGTTAGTAGTTAAGGCAATGTGAGTAATCGCATTGGGATCGGCTGCCATTACAGAACCGGGGTTGAAACCAAACCAGCCCAACCACAAAATCAAACAGCCTAAAGTGGCGATGCTCATGTTGTGTCCGGGAATAGCAACTATTTGCCCATCTTGATATTTACCAAGACGAGGGCCAAGAAATGCTGCTCCCATTAAAGCTGCCCAGCCACCAACAGAGTGAACCACCGTAGAACCAGCAAAATCCCAGAAACCCATGTCTGCCAGCCAGCCACCGCCCCAAATCCAATGCCCGGTAATAGCGTAGGAAATACCAACAAGTAACAGGCTGAAAATCAAAAAGTCAACAAACTTAATACGTTCGGCAACAGCACCAGAAACAATTGTTGCCGCAGTTCCAGCGAATACCAACTGGAACAAAAACTTGGCTGCTAAGGGAACTCCCGCCCAACTTAAAGCGCTGAAAACACCTTTGTAAGCATCTCCCGTGGCAGGGCTGTTATCAGCTCCTTGCAAGAAAAATCCACTTAAGCCGATAAAGTCATTGCCATTGCCAAACATCAAGCCAAAACCGATCGCCCAAAAGGCAATAGTGGCAAGAGCAAATACAATCAAGTTTTTGGCTAAAACGTTAACGGCATTTTTCTGGCGGCAAAAGCCGGTTTCTAACATACCAAAGCCGGCATTCATAAAGAACACCAAAAAAGCCGCGATCGCTACCCATAAAGTGTCAAGGGCAACTTTTAGTTCTGCTGTGGTAGGACCGGTTTCTGTCGGGGCAGGTGCTTGGGCAACTGCTGCATAACCCCAACCCATCACAATTAGACAAGCTAAAGGAATGCAAGCTTGCCAACTGGGAGACAACAGTTTCAGAACTCTCAAAATTTGATGAGCTATCGAGTTTGAATTTCTAGAATAGGCGTTCCAACTTGACGGCTGTCGCCTATTTTTTGCTTTCCATTTTTTGTGCTTTAACATTGTGTTCTAAACCGCTCTTAAGTGAATCAAGGTGCATGAAGTAGACAGAGAAATCTCTAGAAGCTAAACCAGTGGTTTTTGATATATATGGGGTTATCTAGGCTAGCTTTTGATTGAAATTCACTGTTCCTCACTTCCAATCAGCCATTGATTAGAATCCCGCTTATCAAATCACCAAGTTTATTAGTCAATATACTGGTGCTACTTCTGTTCAGGTTGTAGTTAGCCTTAAGAAATTATTATTATTTTTTATTATGTAATTTATTAAACAGTCAAGTATTCTTCATATACTTTTCAACTAACTTTAAATTCGCTACCGCTTTTAAATTCAATTGTCAATCAAAAATCACAATAAAAAACAGCTTAATAAGTTGCAAATATTTTTGATAACTAGTTCTTTATTATTCTGTATCTTAAAATACAGATTTGGATTATTATGACAATAACTGTAATATATTGATGGGGAAATAGTGTCCGTACTACTTCATTGGTAAAGGTTTCAGAGCTTGAAATAAAAAGTTCAAAATTGCCTCAAATTGTATTAAAAATACTTAATAGCTTATCTTGTGATTGATTAGCTATAAGAATATTTTCATTCTTGATTTCTAGCTAGCTATTGCTGATGCAACAGATAAAGTTTTGATAAAGGACTGATAAAGTAAAGTCCCTATAAAATGATGTCAATAATTGTGGTAAGTAATCAAATCATTTAGAATCAAGAGTATTATGACTTTTGACTATTCACTAATCAAAAATCGGTAAGTATAGCGTTTTGAATCTATTAAATTTTATTGCGTTACATCTGCTTTAAATATTGCTCATAACCTATTTGTTCAAGTTTCCCTTGCTTTGTCATAACTGACTCACATAGGTTTTGGCGATATTGTTGTACTTTTTCTAATAACTCCGATTGCTGAGTAGCTAGAATTTGTATCGCTAAAAGACCGGCATTGGTGGCATTAGCGATCGCTACTGTTGCTACTGGAATACCTGCGGGCATTTGTACAATAGAATACAACGAATCAACTCCTTGTAAGTGACGGCTGGGTACGGGAACACCAATCACAGGAAGTGGTGTTAGAGATGCAACCATACCAGGTAAATGAGCAGCGCCACCCGCACCAGCAACAATTACTTTTATGCCCCGTAGATGAGCAGACTTGGCATACTCCACCATGCGTTCTGGAGTACGGTGAGCACTAACTATTGCAACTTCAGCAGCAATGGCAAAATCTTCACAAACTTTGATTGCAGCTTGCATAGTGGGTAAGTCAGAATCGCTACCCATAATGATGCCGACAAGAGGTTGAGCCATAGGGATAGGGAACAGGGGATAGGGAACAGAGGATAGGGGATAAGGATAAGCTAAAGGAAAAGAAAATTTTTTAGCCTCTCAATTCTTTGTTATTCCCCAAGCTGAAAGTATTCTCCTAACCTCTAATTACTATTTTTTTGGTTAAAGATAATCATCTCATTGATTGAAGTCAATTTTATCTGTTCACTATCACCGAGTTAGCATCTAAAATCAGGTCAGTTTTTGCTATTTTCTTGTCAGTGCAATGACTGAAGCAACACAAAGCATTATCCCTCATCCCATAGACATTGTTAACGCCCAACTGCCAGGTTACCAGGAATTGCAGATGCTTTTGATTAATCGTCAAGGCATCATTGAGCATATTTTGCCAATGAATACGATTTTTAAAAGAGTTTCATCACCAGATTTGCAAGTTATTGATGTTGCTGGAGACAGAATTTCTTTAGGCGGCGTCGATTTGCAGATTAACGGGGCGATGGGATTAGCATTTACAGAATTAGAATTAGAAAATTCCTATATTTTGCCGAAAATATCTAAATTCCTCTGGGATTTAGGAGTAGATGCATTTTTACCCACGTTAGTGACAACTTCGATCGAAAATATTCAGCGATCGCTTGCCGTTATTGCTGAATTTATGGCAGCAGACAAGGAGAGAGAAAATATCCCCGCGTCCTCTGATTTCATTCCATCAATCAAACACGCCAAAATATTGGGAGTTCACTTAGAAGGGCCATTTTTAAATTTTCAAAAGCGCGGTGCACATCCGGCAGAGTATCTCTTACCCCTAACAATTGCCCAAATTAAGCAGGTTTTGGGAAATTACGCTCATGTTGTTAAAGTTATAACTCTAGCACCAGAATTAGATGTCACAGGGGAAGTTATACCTTATTTACGCTCCTTGGGCATTACCGTGAGTTTAGGACATTCCCAAGCAACAGCTGCCCAAGCGCAACGTGCTTTTGCAGAAGGCGCAGTGATGGTAACTCATGCATTCAATGCTATGCCTCCATTACATCACCGAGAACCAGGATTATTAGGAGCAGCAATTACTCATCCGGAAGTAATGTGTGGTTTTATTGCTGATGGAGAACATATTTCGCCCACAATGCTAGATATATTACTACGTTCTAGCGCTTATGAAAAAAAACTTTTCCTGGTTAGCGATGCCTTAGCACCTTTGGGACTTCCTAATGGTGTCTACCCTTGGGACAATCGGCAAATTGAAGTAAAAAACGGTACTGCACGCTTGCCTGATGGTACTTTATCCGGGACAACTTTATCTTTGTTAGTGGGAGTTCAGAATTTAGTGAAGTGGGGAATATGTGACGTTAAAGAGGCGATCGCACTTGCTACAGATGCACCCAGAAAGGCGATCGGTTTGCCGACAACTATATTGGGTGCTTCTGCTGCCCACTTATTACGCTGGCATTTTGATGAAGCTACCCAAGAACTTACTTGGCAGCGATTGGTGTGATAAGCAGGAAATAGGGAACGGGGAACAGGAATAAGGATTATCCCTATTTATCTTTCTCTCCCACTCCCTCACTCTCTCCTACTCTCCCCTGTACACTGTATCCTTCCCCTATTTCCTATCCCCTATTGTCAGGCAGACGTGGTAATTTTAAGCTTTGGGAACCTTTAAATATTTCAGTTTCATGAACGCAGCCGACGATAAAACAATTGTTAGAGAATATTTCAATTCCACAGGTTTTGACCGATGGAGGCGCATTTATGGTAATGGTGAAGTTAACAAAGTCCAGCTAGATATCCGCAATGGGCATCAGCAAACCGTGGATACAGTACTAAGCTGGTTGAAAGCAGACAACAATTTAGCTGAACTATCAATATGTGATGCTGGTTGTGGAGTAGGTAGTCTGAGTATTCCTCTAGCGGCAGGAGGAGCAAAGGTTTATGCCAGCGATATTTCTGACAAGATGGTGGAGGAAGCCAAACAAAGAGCTTCTCAAACTTTAGAGAATCCGGGCAATCTTACATTAGCCGTGCAAGATTTAGAAACATTAAGTGGTAGCTATCACACAGTCATTTGCTTAGATGTTTTAATTCACTATCCACAAGATAAGGCAGATGAGATGATTTCTCATCTTTGTTCTTTAGCACAGTCGCGGGTAATTCTCAGTTTTGCTCCGAAAACGTTTGGTTTGAGTATATTGAAGAAAATAGGTAGCTTCTTTCCGGGAGCAAGTAAAGCGACTCGCGCCTATTTGCACCGCGAGACTGATGTAGTGAAAATCCTTAACAAGAATGGTTTTTCAGTACAAAGACAGGCAATGACACGCACTCGTTTTTACTTCTCTCGTCTATTGGAAGCTACTCGAAAATAAAAATAAAATCGCGCCCAGATAAGAACTGGGCATACATAAAAAACCATGTTGGCATTGGCTAGGTGTAGCTTCAATTGTAGGGTGCGTTTCATCAGTGCATAACGCACCAAAGTCATGCGGTACCTTACTGCTAGTTTTACACTCTCTTCAACTCTTCAATCTTTGACATAGCTATAAAATACTCTACTGGACTCCGCTCAAAATAAGTACAATTAGTATCTGTAAATAATGTGTCAAAAAATCAAGAAAGATTAAGCGATCGCCTTTCATATAAGTTTTAATGTTCCATTAGAGAAAAAAGCGGTAAAATTTTCGTATTGTGTTTCGCTAAGAAAGCAAACATTATTAATCTCAAAGGCATTAACTACTAGTTTTATTTCCTCTAGGATGTCTTTAATTAAATTTGATTTATAAAATTAAATTTTTGTTACTTGTAGAAATGGGAGGGCAGTCATCAATTATGCGAGAAAATACCTGCCAGATTTCTACAGTAGGGCATTAGTTGCTACAAATCTACAACTGAAAAAGCCCTAAAAAATCTACGAGCACAATTTAGTGACATATTTTTCTCGTTACTGGAAACTTCTTGCCAGTGAAGTTAGAATCGCTAGCAAAGCAATAATCTGAAGAGGAATTATGAAGACTAGTGAAAAATTGGCTGCGGGCTGGTTGTTGACACTTGGATTCATGTTTTTAAGCCTATCTACATCGGCAATATTGCAAAAAATTTCTATTCAGAAAGCAAATTTTTGCATTCAAGGCGAATGTGAATTGCTTCCAACAGAGGATAGTTATAAAAATGATAATACTGCTGTAGGAGGCTTAATATTTGGTATTCCAAGCTTTATACTGGGTGGATGGCTAGCATTAGGATTATACCGTCAAGGTCAACAAGATAAAAAAGCGATTAATCAGAAAGTGAATGAACATTTACAATCACTTTTTTATCGTACAGTTCAAGAAAATGATGGGCGCGTAACTCTTTTAGGTTTTGCGATGCAATCTCAACTGCCAGCACCAGTAGCCAAACAGTATTTAGACGAGCAAGCAAAACTATTCAATGCTAATTTTAAAATAAGTGAAGAAGGAGGAATTTCCTATCATTTTGACGTTTAAGTGGCAATTTGGCGAAATCATAGTTTAGCTACATGACGCAAATTTTTTTGAGTTTAGCGGCAATGTTAGGGGGCTTATCTGTTGCTGCGGGCGCTTTTGCCTCTCATGCCTTGCGAGAAAGAATTAGTGAGCGATCGCTCTTAATTTTTGAAACAGGCGCTCGTTACCAAATGTATCATGCCCTCGCACTATTGGTAGTGGCACTGCTACTAAGTCGCATTGATTCTCCTCCACCGAGCTTGATAGCCAGTGGATGGCTATTTATTATTGGTATTGCAATTTTCTCTGGAAGTTTGTATGCCCTCAGCTTAACTGATGTTAAGTATTTGGGAGCTATCACACCAATAGGAGGAGCAGCTTTTCTTGCTGGTTGGTGTGCTTTAGCTTTAGCTGCTTGGAGTTTGAAGTAGGTAGTTAGTCTCGCCACACAAGGTAGGGGAAGCTAAACACTAAATACCCATGCTTATAAGCCCGATTTATTTAAACTAAATCGGGTTTTTGAGAATCTTCCTTCATTCATTAACGTAATAACAAATCATGCAAATCATCTTGAGCATTTGATGCTTTGGGTAGTCTGGTATTCAATCCCACTACTTCTTGTGATCTCATTCCAGTTAATCAAACTGAATAAAAATGTTTGCTCGTAGTGAGGACTTTAGTCCTCAAGCCGAGACTGAAGTCCTTACTACAAAATGTTTAGTTACAAGATGCAGGAGTAAGCAAAGAAGTACGAGGTGTCACAGTTGATGTATCAGCAACCAAAGCTATTTCACCCTTGGCATTCACAACCCAACCTTGAGCTTCGACAATTGGATCAGGAGGACTGATATTATCAACCTTCGGCAAGGAGCCTGTTTTGCTTTGCTCCTCTAAATCATTGCTTTGCACACCTCCAACCGATTTTTCATCCTCTAAGTTTATCCAATCTGCTAATACCCCATCGCCAAGTAATGGCTCTGTCGGGCTGGGAGTTATACCTCCGCGCCCTGTAGTAATAAAAGAACTTCTGCTTTGTTGTCCACCAGGATTGCAGCCAGTAGCAATCAGCTGTGAAGCATCTGCCAGATTCATAGGTAGTTCTACTAATCCTCGACTAGGATCAGTATCTATTGTGTTGATATTTACCTGACCGCTAAGATTTGGATTGGTTTGGGAGATGGCTGTGATGTCGTTAGTTGGTAGCCTTTGTGGATCTAGTTGGCTTGGCTCGTTAGTCGCGAGAAGTCTTACCAAGTCTTCGCGGCTACGCTGCACCATACTAAAAATACCAGAGGACTGAATTTGGACTCTGCCACCAGCATCTGTGAAAGCATTAGCAGTGATGTCGCTGTTTTCGCTGGGTGTCGCCACAATGAAGCCATTAGGAGAATTAATAATGATATTACCCCCATCTCCGGTAGCCTCTGCCTTGCCTGCATTAGTAGATATTTGACTGTTGCGGCGCATCAATAATAAGTCCTCTACTTGAAGCTTAATATTTCCACCATTTCCCAAATCAGTTTCAGATGTAAGTTTGCCTTGGTTATCTAAAAGTATGGAGCGAGCAGTTATATTTAGTTCGCCTGCTTCCCCTAGCTTATTCGGATCTCCCAGAAATATATATTCCTCAGGTACTCCACCACTTACAGTTATTGTTCCTCCATCGCGGACAATTAATTGCTCTGTTTTGAGTGTCACATTACCAGCAGCACCAGAACCTTGAGTTGAAGCAAACAAGCTGCTAGGAGAGCCAGTTGGTGAAGTTCCAGTTATTTCTACAGATTTGGAGGCATTCACAGTTAAATTTCCTCCTGTTCCTGTAGCTGGAATAAATTGGTTAGAAAAAGGTAGGAGCAGTCCATCTGCTTGTGTTGTTACCGTTGCTCCGCCTTG is part of the Chlorogloeopsis sp. ULAP01 genome and encodes:
- a CDS encoding SGNH/GDSL hydrolase family protein; the encoded protein is MSTSAKTFPIWAILLLLTNGILLLALILLIWRQQVVTAFFGTISPNHLQPESLAHSTLQLGPRHKLNYQQWVDILKQEAQVAAQKYPQPLTILAGDSLSLWFPPELLPEDTNWLNQGISGETSAGLLKRLELLDQTRPKTIFVMIGINDLIRGISDEIILENHRQIVRYLHKVHSKTHIVIQSILPHGAEQATWEGREKLLAIPNSRIQELNQQLQTIAKQEGVKYLDLYSLFVNKQGNLRLELSTDGLHLSPQGYLVWRTALQLYSQMKLQD
- the nagA gene encoding N-acetylglucosamine-6-phosphate deacetylase translates to MTEATQSIIPHPIDIVNAQLPGYQELQMLLINRQGIIEHILPMNTIFKRVSSPDLQVIDVAGDRISLGGVDLQINGAMGLAFTELELENSYILPKISKFLWDLGVDAFLPTLVTTSIENIQRSLAVIAEFMAADKERENIPASSDFIPSIKHAKILGVHLEGPFLNFQKRGAHPAEYLLPLTIAQIKQVLGNYAHVVKVITLAPELDVTGEVIPYLRSLGITVSLGHSQATAAQAQRAFAEGAVMVTHAFNAMPPLHHREPGLLGAAITHPEVMCGFIADGEHISPTMLDILLRSSAYEKKLFLVSDALAPLGLPNGVYPWDNRQIEVKNGTARLPDGTLSGTTLSLLVGVQNLVKWGICDVKEAIALATDAPRKAIGLPTTILGASAAHLLRWHFDEATQELTWQRLV
- a CDS encoding ammonium transporter, which produces MLKHKKWKAKNRRQPSSWNAYSRNSNSIAHQILRVLKLLSPSWQACIPLACLIVMGWGYAAVAQAPAPTETGPTTAELKVALDTLWVAIAAFLVFFMNAGFGMLETGFCRQKNAVNVLAKNLIVFALATIAFWAIGFGLMFGNGNDFIGLSGFFLQGADNSPATGDAYKGVFSALSWAGVPLAAKFLFQLVFAGTAATIVSGAVAERIKFVDFLIFSLLLVGISYAITGHWIWGGGWLADMGFWDFAGSTVVHSVGGWAALMGAAFLGPRLGKYQDGQIVAIPGHNMSIATLGCLILWLGWFGFNPGSVMAADPNAITHIALTTNMAGAVGGIAATITAWLYLGKPDLSMIINGILAGLVGITAPCAYVTIGSAFIIGLIAGVLVVFSVTFFDRIKIDDPVGATSVHLVCGIWGTLAVGLFAVGPGVYSWYGDGLGPARGLFAGGGLGQFITQFIGVISVGGMTVLLSTIFWLVLKATLGIRVSRQEEIEGLDIGEHGMEAYSGFLKEAGSGGFTEPGSPKGMSQPGDLPTSL
- a CDS encoding DUF423 domain-containing protein, coding for MTQIFLSLAAMLGGLSVAAGAFASHALRERISERSLLIFETGARYQMYHALALLVVALLLSRIDSPPPSLIASGWLFIIGIAIFSGSLYALSLTDVKYLGAITPIGGAAFLAGWCALALAAWSLK
- a CDS encoding ammonium transporter; this encodes MLKKVVFIGAATLLIVGGLLRGDALAAPVDVNAAISNAQTAADTAFMLISSALVLLMTPALAFFYGGFVRSRNVLNTLMMSFVVMAIVGVTWIVWGYSLAFAPGNPFIGGLQWLGLNGVGTELTDYLKGSNPVDVVSYAPTIPHQAFMIFQAMFAIITPALISGAIAERISFTAYTLFVLLWSTFIYTPLAHMVWAKGGFLGLYGGIGALDFAGGTVVHISSGVSALVAAIILGPRKTYPDRLSPPHNVPFILLGAGLLWFGWFGFNAGSALASGGLATIAFVTTNTSAAAAALTWLILEKVLRGKPTAVGAATGAVAGLVGITPSAGFVTPLAAILIGSITAFICFYAVSFKHKIQIDDALDTYPLHGVGGTVGAILTAIFATTAVNSAGKDGLLRGNWHELPVELAAIAVAYVVAGVGTFIILKIIDATVGLRVKEQAEVQGMDINEHGEEGYNEEFGDRISISNK
- the purE gene encoding 5-(carboxyamino)imidazole ribonucleotide mutase; the encoded protein is MAQPLVGIIMGSDSDLPTMQAAIKVCEDFAIAAEVAIVSAHRTPERMVEYAKSAHLRGIKVIVAGAGGAAHLPGMVASLTPLPVIGVPVPSRHLQGVDSLYSIVQMPAGIPVATVAIANATNAGLLAIQILATQQSELLEKVQQYRQNLCESVMTKQGKLEQIGYEQYLKQM
- the bchM gene encoding magnesium protoporphyrin IX methyltransferase — protein: MNAADDKTIVREYFNSTGFDRWRRIYGNGEVNKVQLDIRNGHQQTVDTVLSWLKADNNLAELSICDAGCGVGSLSIPLAAGGAKVYASDISDKMVEEAKQRASQTLENPGNLTLAVQDLETLSGSYHTVICLDVLIHYPQDKADEMISHLCSLAQSRVILSFAPKTFGLSILKKIGSFFPGASKATRAYLHRETDVVKILNKNGFSVQRQAMTRTRFYFSRLLEATRK